The Planctellipticum variicoloris DNA window GCCGGGGTCCCTCGCTGCCAGACGAGGAATTTCAGTCCGGCGCGAAGTCATCGCAGGCGGTTTCGACGCGACGCAATCACGACGCGATCATTTCCGCCTCGACGGGCAAGTCTTCTCGTTCCAGCCGTCCAGAGACAATCCGCACCGAATACCCTGGCGAAGCCGGGACCCGCGGCGTGCCGCCAATCCGCCCGGTCAGGTTCAACGGATCTGTCGCGGAAAGGACGATCGGCTGATCGCTGTCATCTCCCGCGGATCGGAGAGGAGCAATCACTTCCGGCAACGCGTACTGTTCTCCGGAGACGCCGGAAACGAACCGGCCGCCGCGGATTTCGCCACGAGCCTCCAGTCGACGATACGTGCGGACCAGTTCCGGCCATGAAGGAGCCGCCGATTCGTTCGCCAGGAGATCGCGGAACATGACGCCGTATCGACGGAGCAGGAGCCGGCACCAGTTTTCCGTCCGTTCCGTCTCTTCGACTTGCGGAAGCAGTGGAGACCGCAGCAGCGTCCACCGCCCTGCGGACGGATCGGACAGCCCGGCTCGGGCATAGCGGGCGCTGCGCAGACGCGATCGTTTCAACTTGCGCTCATTGTCGGTGGCGAGGAGCGATCGCAGCGCCGGGAAGCCGTCGCTGGTCACCAGTCCCGCCGCGGCCAGTTCGCCGAGAACATCTTCCACCTGGCTGGGGAGCAGTTGCAGAAACGTTCCCAGTTGTGCCGGGAACAAGGCTCCGTAGCGGACGAAGGCTTCGTAAGCGGCTTGGGCATTGCTCCCGAGTCCCGTAAGCTGAAGCGTGGTCTGTTCCGGCGCAGGGGGAAGCAACCAGGGCAGATCCTCGCGCAGCATCAGAGTGATGGGAGTCGAGCGAGTCAGCGATTTCATCGGCCGACCGCTCGTCGATCCCTCCATCGCTCCCTGAACTGGCAGCGGACGCAACCGACCCCACATGGCCTGGCCGAAAAAGGTGACGTTGTCGAGCCAGCTCGTGCTGAACGATTCCATCCGCGCCGGCAACAGGAATCTTTCCCAGTGGCCGGCGGGGGCTTCAAATCCTTCCAACTGGCGCAGCGCCGTCAGAAGGCCCCCCTGTTCGCGGAGCTTCAGCGATGGATGGATGCAATGGTGCCGCAACAGAAACTGCAGAAACTGCTCCGGTGGAACCGGAGCGATCTGGCGTCGCAGCCCTTCGAGCGTAAACCGGTGAATGCGCGACAGCAACCGGCGGTCGCACCACTCCAGCTCGCCGGCTCCACAGAACCGTCCTCGCAACACCGCCCCCTGCGTTTCCAGCGTGATCAGGGCGATTTCGATTTCGGCGGGAGACAGCCCGACAAGATGGCGCAACGCGGTGATCGTCGTCGGTCCCAGGGACTCCATCTGCCCCCGGACGAGATTGACGATCGCCTCTTCCCGCGACCAGTCGATGCGGACTCCTGGAGGGACGTTGACGTCCGGGCGAGTTTCGGCATCGGGCCAGACCGTCCGGATGAGCGGCATCCGCTCGGTCGCCGCCCAGAGGGTCCGGCTGCGCGGTTCGTGCTGGGATCGGGCGGCGCTGGTCACGACCGTCGCGCGACCGGCGTCACGCAACTCGTTGAACCACTTCCGCCATTCGGACCGATCCGGATCGAAGATCCCCCCTTGCGACAGCAGGACATCGTGGAGCTCATCCGCGTCCCGGACCAGCGGCCAGGCTTCGGACTTCACCTGGGCAATGGCGTCGGGATCGAGTCGGGCCAGGTCGCGGAGGGCTTCGACCTGCAACGTTCTTCGCATTGCGACGGCCCTGGCCCGACGTTCCTCCAGCGGGGCGTCGTCCAGGAACGCGTAGGGCTGCGCATTGAGGAGCTCGTGCGAGAACGGCGACGGCTCGCGCGAATCGAGCCCGACGACTTCGATTCTCCCCGCTTCCAAATCCTGCAGAACCGTCATCAACCCCGCCAGATCGGAGGCCTCCTGCAAGCAGTCATCGACCGTCTGCCGGACGAGAGGATGATCGGGCACTTCGATGTCCCCGACGACATGTTCCTGGCAGGCGGTCTGGGCGGGAAACACCGCGGACAACAGATCGTCGGATCGCATCCGTTGCAGGTGGGGCGGCACTCGTTTTCCGTGCATCGCCCGCTTGAGCTGCAAAGCCCGCGTCACGTTCCAGCGCCACCGGTTCTTGAAGAACGGCACCGCCAGAAACGCCTGCACCAGGACATCTCGGGCAACGCGCGAAGGCACCAGATTGAACATCTGCTCGAGCGGAAAACTGTGCTGTTCTCCCAGTGAGAGGACGATGCCGTTGTCTCCGGCGGCCGCCTGAAGTTCGAAGTCGAACGACCGGCAGAACCGCTTGCGCATCGCCAGCCCCCACGCCCGGTTGATTCGCGTCCCGAACGGCGCGTGCAGGACCAGTTGCATCCCGCCCGATTCATCGAAGAATCGCTCGAACAGGATTTTTCGTTGCGTGGGAACCATTCCCGTCGCCGCCTGCTGGGCGTCGACGTACGTCAGCAACTGCTGAGCCGCGGGCTCCGTCAGCCGGCATTCGGTCATCAGTCGATCGCACGCCGTTGCACGCTCTGTCCGGTCTGCCAGCAGCGCCTGAATTTCCTCGCGGAGCACGCCGACTTCCGCGGAAAGTTCAAAGGTCCGCCCAGGGGCCTCTCCCAGCCAGAACGGAATGCTGGGGGGCGCTCCATGAGCGTCAGAGACGACGACATCACCGCCCCGCACGTACCGAATCCGCCAGGAATTGTTCCCCAGGAGAAAGATGTCGCCGGCGTTGCTTTCAATCGCAAAATCTTCGTCGAGAGTGCCGACCGTCGTCCGGTTTTCGTCGTCCGTCACCACGCGGAAACTGGCGATCTCCGGAATCGCTCCGCCGCAGGTAATCGCCGTCAACCGGGCGCTCTTACGGGCGCGCAAGCGACCGTTCACGCGGTCCCGATGCAGGTACGCTCCCCAGCGACTCCGCTGCGGCGAGATCCCTTCGCCGAGCATCTCCAGGACGGCGTCAAAATCGGTCCGCGGCAGGTCCCGATAGGGATACGCCTGCCGCACCATCTGGTACAGGCCCTCTTCATCCCAGTCTTCGCACGCGACAGCGGCCACAATCTGCTGGGCGAGAATATCGAGCGGCGCGACGGGAATCTCCACACGATCCAGCCGGCCGTTCCGCACCGCGTGGATCAAGGCCGCGCATTCCACGAGCTCATCCCGCGTCAGCGCGAACAGCCGTCCTTTGGGAACCGCCCGCAATGAGTGCCCGGCCCGGCCGATCCGCTGCAGAAACGTGGCGATCGACCGCGGGCTCCCCACCTGGCAGACCAGATCGATGTGCCCCACATCGATCCCCAGTTCCAGCGACGCCGTCGCGACAACCGCCTTCAGGCTCCCGTCCTTCAACCGCTGCTCGACCTGCTGCCGACTGCTGTGGGCCAGGCTGCCGTGATGGGAAAGGACGTGATCTTCCCCCAGGCGTTCGGTCAGTTGATGGGCGACCCGCTCGGCCATCTTCCGGGTATTGACGAAGATCAGCGTACTGCGGTGCGACTCGATCAACTGCACCAGATGCTCGTAGACCTCCGCCCATTGTTCGTGGCTGCAGACCGCCTGCAGATCGCTGGCGGGCGTTTCCACTCCCAGATCGAGATCCCGCAGGTGGCCGATATCGACGACCGATGTCCGCGGTCGCCCGCTCCCGGACAGGTATTGAGCCAACTCGTCGAGCGGTTTCTGAGTAGCGCTCAGCCCGATCCGAACTGGTCGCCGCTCGCACAATGCCTCCAGTCGTTCCAGCGACAGAGCCAGATGGCTTCCCCGCTTGTCCCGGGCGACGGCGTGGATCTCGTCGACGATGACCGTCTCCACGGACCGGAGCATCTCCCGGCTCTTGTTGCCGGTCAGAATCAAATACAGCGATTCCGGCGTCGTAACGAGAATCTGCGGCGGCTTGCGAACCATCTGCTGACGTTCTCTGGGCGGCGTATCCCCGGTCCGCACAAACGCCCGAATGGCGGGACACTCCGGATACGTCTCCTGAGCCAGCCGCAGGATCTCAGCGAGCGGCTCCTGCAGATTTCGCTGAATATCATTGGACAACGCCCGCAACGGCGAGACGTATACGACATACGTCCGGTCTTCGAGTTCCCCCGCCAACGCCAGGCGCAGCAGCCGATCCAGACTCGCCAGGAACGCCGTCAACGTCTTGCCGGTCCCGGTCGGGGCGGCAATGAGGGTATCGCGCTGCAGGCGGATCTCGGGCCAGCCCTGCCGTTGAGTGACGGTGGGCTCGCCATACCGACTGGCAAACCAGCTCTGGATCAGCGGATGAAAAGACGCGAGTGGCAAGGCCTGCTTCCGTGGACCTGCTGGAAGAATGCTCGGATCAGTCCCCGGACATCTGGCGAGGACAACCCTGTCATTATATCCAGCCTGCACACGGACGGCGTTCGTCGTTCCGTAAGAAAAGTAGGGCGAGCGGAGGTGTTCGCTCGGCGACAGATTCAACAGAGGGAAGTTGCCACGCCCCCGCGGGGACACTCGTCGGGAAGGAACGCAGGCTCAGCGGAGAGTGGGTGGCTGGGGTCGGGCGTCTGCGACCGCCTCCAGCGAATGCAAACTGGCTTCAATTCTGGGGGCTCGAAGACTCGCCCCCAGCCACCCGCCGGCAACGGATTTCTCCAAACGCAAAATCGGCGTGTTCGTCAGGAGACTGCCGCCTCAGAACGCCCGACCCCGGTCAACGAGGATTTCAGCGCCGCGGAGAAACGAATCGCGGCGCGCCATCGACCGCCGGTCCCGACGCTTTTCTTCACGTCGCTCCGTCCCGCACGTGTCGTCGTCACCGGATGTTCTTTGTCGTCGCCGGCGGCTGGCCCACGCAGAACAGGTGCGAATCGCCGCGGATGAACAGTTGTCCGACGGACACAGCCGGCGTCGTCTGAACGATCTCGCCAAGTTCGTTACGGGCGAGTTCCTGGAAATCGGAGCCGGCGGCGATGACCGTGCAGGCGCCGGAGTCCTCGAAGAGATAGATCCGGTCGCCAACGGCGATCGGCGAGCTGTAGACCTTGCCGAGCTTGCGGCAGGTGGTCAGCGCTTTGCCGCTGAGGCAGCCCGCGGGAAATACTCTACCTCCTCTGGAGGTGGATGGTGAGGCTCCATTTTGGCAGCGCTGGCGAGCGTCGCAGTCTGTCGGCGATCGGCCGAAAGGCGGCTCTGCCGATGGTCACTCCGGTGTTGCAGACCCGGCCGAGGCCATGCACGAGCGGCTTCACGCCGCGCCAGGTCATGGTTTTGGCTCACGCCACGGCGGCTTCCACGGTATTCAACAGAGTACCGTTCCAGTGATTCTCCAGAACTCCCCAGCAACGCTCCACGGGTGTTGTACTTGCTGTGATAGGGCGGGGAGTCCGCCAGTTCGACGGTCAGGTCGTGACGGTCGGGAAATTCCACCAGCCGTTTCATAAATTGCGCAGAAACTGGCGATTTCGAGACCGTTGTCCAGATCGATTTGCAGGCGACTCACATGGCCTTGGCCGTCGCGCCGGCTGGTCCGCCGCCACTCCAGCGCGTCGGCGCTGACGTCACTCGTATCGCGGGACGTGCCGAAGGCGATGTCCATCTGCTGCGCCGGCACTTCCAGAATCCCGGCCGGAGCGAGGCCAGCGTCGGCGGGGGGGCACGTCATGATCGGCGGCCTGTACGGCGGCAGCGCCGCGCGCCAGACCACCGCGCGAAAGCTCGCCGATCCTCACCTTGGCCTTCGTGTCGAGCGGGATGCGGAGCGTTTCCGGTTTGCGGGCGGACTGGGCTGCGTCAACCTGGCCGCTCTGCACGCGGCTTCAACGCGAAAGTGCCGACGACCGCAAACTATCACCTTTTTTGTCGTTTATACTATTGCGAACGATGACCGACTTCCGATACGATTCCTCGCGGAAGAATGACGACCTCGCCAATCGCAGAAATCCCGGAGCATGCGGCTCCGGCGTTCCACGGGAGCCTGAACTCATGGGGATTTTCGAGGACAATCTCCATTCCATCGGCCGCACGCCGCTGGTCCGCATCAATCGCCTCGCCGCTGAACTCTCTGCGACCGTCCTCGCCAAAATCGAGGGCCGCAATCCCGCTTACAGCGTCAAATGCCGGATCGGCGCTGCCATGATCTGGCAGGCCGAGGCCGACGGCAGCCTTCAACCCGGCGGACACATTGTCGAGGCGACCAGCGGCAACACCGGAATCGCCCTGGCTTTCGCCTGCGCCGCCCGTGGTTACTCCCTCACGCTGACCATGCCGGAAACCATGTCCATCGAACGCCGGGCGATGCTTCGCTCGTATGGAGCGCACGTCGTCCTGACGCCCGGCGCCGACGGCATGCGCGGCGCAATTCAGAAGGCGGAAAAACTCG harbors:
- a CDS encoding DEAD/DEAH box helicase, producing MPLASFHPLIQSWFASRYGEPTVTQRQGWPEIRLQRDTLIAAPTGTGKTLTAFLASLDRLLRLALAGELEDRTYVVYVSPLRALSNDIQRNLQEPLAEILRLAQETYPECPAIRAFVRTGDTPPRERQQMVRKPPQILVTTPESLYLILTGNKSREMLRSVETVIVDEIHAVARDKRGSHLALSLERLEALCERRPVRIGLSATQKPLDELAQYLSGSGRPRTSVVDIGHLRDLDLGVETPASDLQAVCSHEQWAEVYEHLVQLIESHRSTLIFVNTRKMAERVAHQLTERLGEDHVLSHHGSLAHSSRQQVEQRLKDGSLKAVVATASLELGIDVGHIDLVCQVGSPRSIATFLQRIGRAGHSLRAVPKGRLFALTRDELVECAALIHAVRNGRLDRVEIPVAPLDILAQQIVAAVACEDWDEEGLYQMVRQAYPYRDLPRTDFDAVLEMLGEGISPQRSRWGAYLHRDRVNGRLRARKSARLTAITCGGAIPEIASFRVVTDDENRTTVGTLDEDFAIESNAGDIFLLGNNSWRIRYVRGGDVVVSDAHGAPPSIPFWLGEAPGRTFELSAEVGVLREEIQALLADRTERATACDRLMTECRLTEPAAQQLLTYVDAQQAATGMVPTQRKILFERFFDESGGMQLVLHAPFGTRINRAWGLAMRKRFCRSFDFELQAAAGDNGIVLSLGEQHSFPLEQMFNLVPSRVARDVLVQAFLAVPFFKNRWRWNVTRALQLKRAMHGKRVPPHLQRMRSDDLLSAVFPAQTACQEHVVGDIEVPDHPLVRQTVDDCLQEASDLAGLMTVLQDLEAGRIEVVGLDSREPSPFSHELLNAQPYAFLDDAPLEERRARAVAMRRTLQVEALRDLARLDPDAIAQVKSEAWPLVRDADELHDVLLSQGGIFDPDRSEWRKWFNELRDAGRATVVTSAARSQHEPRSRTLWAATERMPLIRTVWPDAETRPDVNVPPGVRIDWSREEAIVNLVRGQMESLGPTTITALRHLVGLSPAEIEIALITLETQGAVLRGRFCGAGELEWCDRRLLSRIHRFTLEGLRRQIAPVPPEQFLQFLLRHHCIHPSLKLREQGGLLTALRQLEGFEAPAGHWERFLLPARMESFSTSWLDNVTFFGQAMWGRLRPLPVQGAMEGSTSGRPMKSLTRSTPITLMLREDLPWLLPPAPEQTTLQLTGLGSNAQAAYEAFVRYGALFPAQLGTFLQLLPSQVEDVLGELAAAGLVTSDGFPALRSLLATDNERKLKRSRLRSARYARAGLSDPSAGRWTLLRSPLLPQVEETERTENWCRLLLRRYGVMFRDLLANESAAPSWPELVRTYRRLEARGEIRGGRFVSGVSGEQYALPEVIAPLRSAGDDSDQPIVLSATDPLNLTGRIGGTPRVPASPGYSVRIVSGRLEREDLPVEAEMIAS